AAGATGACCAGGAACAGGCTGATGCCGTCCACCCCCAGCGCGTACTCAAGCCCAAACTGGGGAATCCAGGCGGCCCTGTCCACGAACTGGTAGCCCGCCTCGCCCGAACGGAAGAAGACCCACAGGAGAAGCGTTCCGACGAAGGTCAGGCCCGTGAACGCCAGCGCCCATGCCTTGACGGCCTTCACCTGCTCGCGGCGGAACCCATAGACCAGGACGGCGCCCAGCAGGGGTAGCCACACCACCAGCGTCAGAAGGGGAAAACCCATTTGATTCATCTTCGCTGAGTCTCCTTGGTTACTGTCTTCGCGAGCGTTCAGCCATCAGCGTTCAGCCGTCAGCCATTCCGATAGCCGACCGCTGATTGCTGACTGCTGATTGCCTTATCTCACCAGTGCGTACACCAGCAGCAGCGCCGCGCCCGCCAGAATCGCCAGGGCGTAGTTGCGGGCCAGGCCGGTCTGCAGCGCCTGCAATCCGCGCCCGACGAGCGCCACCAGCGCCGCGATGCCCTCTACGATGCCATCCACCACCGGCCCGTCCACGCGAGCCGCCAGGAACTGCCCCAGCGACCGCAGCGGGTTGACGACGACCGCCGTGTAGAACTCGTCCACCTTGTACTTGTTGTACACGAGTGTGTACAGCCCGCCCAGGCTCTTGGCGACGCGCGCCGGCAAATCGGTGCGCCGCACGTAGAACACGTAGGCCAGCGCAATGCCCGCCAGCGCCACGATGACCGACAGGATAAGCAGCGCCCATTCCGTGCCGGCAGAGGCATGGGCCGTCTCGGCGATGGCAGCATCGGGCGAGTGCCAGCCCAGGCTCCCGTCCAGGTAATGCTCAATCCAGTTGCTGCCGCCCAGAATCTTGGGCACGCCGATGTAGCCGGCAATCACCGAGAAGACCGCCAGGATCGCCATGGGGACGGTCATCACGCGGGGCGACTCGTGGACGTGCGCGGCTACCTTCTTGTCCACCCTGGACTCGCCGTAGAACACCATGAATACCAGGCGGAATACATAGAACGCCGTCAGGCCCGCCGTCAGCAGCGCCAGCGCCCACAGGAAGGTCTTGCCACCAGCGAAAGTCTGCCACAGGATTTCGTCCTTGCTGAAGAACCCCGCCAGGCCAGGGAAGCCCGCGATGGCCAGGGCCGCGATGAGGAACGTCCAGAACGTAATGGGAATCTTGCTCCGCAGCCCGCCCATCTTGCGGATGTCCAGTTCGCCCGCCAGGGCGTGCATGACGCTGCCCGCGCCGAGGAACAACAGCGCCTTGAAGAAGGCGTGCGTCGTCAGGTGGAAGATGCCCGCGGCATAGGCTCCCACGCCCACGCCCAGGAACATGTAGCCCAACTGGCTGATGGTGGAATAGGCCAGCACGCGCTTCAGGTCGTGCTGGGTCAGCGCGATGGTCGCCGCGAAGAAGGCGGTAACCCCGCCGATGGCCGCCACCCACGTGAGCGCCGACGGCGACAGCGCGAACAGCGTGTGCGTGCGGGCCACCATGTACACGCCGGCGGTAACCATCGTCGCGGCATGGATGAGGGCGCTGACCGGCGTGGGGCCTTCCATCGCG
The sequence above is drawn from the Chloroflexota bacterium genome and encodes:
- the nuoL gene encoding NADH-quinone oxidoreductase subunit L, with amino-acid sequence MLNYPWLVLLFPLVGVIINAFVGRHLGKRGAGILASAMVGLSFVGAAWMFVELLGLEDRVVTRPLFDWISVGDFNVQVKLLIDPLSSVMAVVVSGVSFLIHIYSIGYMAHDERFVRFFAYLNLFVFAMLTLVLAENLLVTYVGWEGVGLCSYLLIGFWFERKSAADAGKKAFLVNRVGDVGFALGLMLMFVTFGSLSMSQVLENIMVVRLMPGVATAISLLLFVGAVGKSAQIPLYVWLPDAMEGPTPVSALIHAATMVTAGVYMVARTHTLFALSPSALTWVAAIGGVTAFFAATIALTQHDLKRVLAYSTISQLGYMFLGVGVGAYAAGIFHLTTHAFFKALLFLGAGSVMHALAGELDIRKMGGLRSKIPITFWTFLIAALAIAGFPGLAGFFSKDEILWQTFAGGKTFLWALALLTAGLTAFYVFRLVFMVFYGESRVDKKVAAHVHESPRVMTVPMAILAVFSVIAGYIGVPKILGGSNWIEHYLDGSLGWHSPDAAIAETAHASAGTEWALLILSVIVALAGIALAYVFYVRRTDLPARVAKSLGGLYTLVYNKYKVDEFYTAVVVNPLRSLGQFLAARVDGPVVDGIVEGIAALVALVGRGLQALQTGLARNYALAILAGAALLLVYALVR